One genomic window of Polyangium aurulentum includes the following:
- a CDS encoding protein kinase domain-containing protein, producing the protein MTTNKTPPPPITPGTVVNDRYEIRQSLGKGGMGEVFLAFDRSTQQEVALKVVREESRMPGDDEALRQELLLARQVSHPNVCRVHDLAPSLWGPILVMEKIPGQTLHTHIRKKKAQGGYSADEFRKIASEVCTGLAAIHAQGLVHGDLKPGNVMVSEGRAVILDFGFAQERARASARRPGAPPDGGTPNYMSPERLRNGGASSDDDVYAMVLTLWEMWTCRVPEPGYKPRARPMRQQIMFDVPAGLAVDECKQIFRGMNEDPTMRPQARHMRFFNPTQLTTSPIQLPRERLDPGPPPGRAQTATFTPGAQSLLVTYATNAPEIVGQLLPLDKPIMTLGRRTDQDLVIPEATVSGQHALLRCQSGSWIVEDLGSTNGSYAEYGYERKSQITAMHGGEVQVGECRLKLVSFGPESPSHKRARQYLAKRDGLTGLLVREHLMKAIDEDGLFAEWAECNVQVARYELRGPNRQVSERPTILEMLALRKAAQRVVDLTEMLLLSLTPVVAGRTGPLKFVVSMVGPTLEEARHVVEQVLSQVQGTLPDSLELTATLVKGEAGRPARTLLD; encoded by the coding sequence GTGACCACCAACAAAACTCCTCCCCCCCCGATCACTCCCGGAACGGTCGTCAACGACCGCTACGAAATCCGACAAAGCCTCGGCAAGGGTGGCATGGGCGAGGTCTTCCTCGCGTTCGACCGGTCCACGCAGCAGGAGGTCGCGCTGAAGGTCGTCCGCGAGGAGTCTCGCATGCCTGGCGACGACGAGGCGCTCCGACAGGAGCTCCTGCTCGCCCGGCAAGTGAGCCATCCGAACGTCTGCCGCGTGCACGACCTCGCGCCGAGCCTTTGGGGACCCATCCTCGTGATGGAGAAGATCCCCGGTCAAACCCTGCACACCCACATCCGCAAGAAGAAGGCACAAGGCGGATACAGTGCAGACGAGTTCCGCAAGATCGCATCCGAGGTCTGCACAGGCCTCGCAGCGATCCACGCGCAGGGGCTCGTGCACGGCGACCTCAAGCCCGGCAACGTCATGGTGAGCGAGGGTCGTGCGGTGATCCTCGACTTCGGCTTCGCGCAGGAGCGCGCACGCGCCTCGGCGCGACGGCCCGGAGCACCGCCCGACGGAGGCACGCCGAACTACATGTCGCCCGAGCGCCTGCGCAACGGAGGCGCGAGCAGCGACGACGACGTGTACGCCATGGTCCTCACGCTCTGGGAGATGTGGACCTGCCGCGTGCCCGAGCCCGGCTACAAGCCGCGCGCGCGGCCGATGCGCCAGCAGATCATGTTCGACGTGCCCGCGGGCCTCGCCGTCGACGAGTGCAAGCAGATCTTCCGCGGCATGAACGAAGACCCGACGATGCGCCCGCAGGCGCGTCACATGCGGTTCTTCAACCCGACGCAGCTCACGACGAGCCCGATCCAGCTCCCGCGCGAGCGGCTCGATCCAGGCCCGCCGCCAGGCCGCGCGCAGACGGCGACGTTCACGCCCGGCGCGCAGTCGTTGCTCGTCACGTACGCGACGAACGCGCCCGAGATCGTCGGTCAGCTCTTGCCGCTCGACAAACCGATCATGACGCTCGGCCGCCGCACCGATCAGGATCTCGTGATCCCCGAGGCGACGGTGAGCGGGCAGCACGCGCTCCTGCGCTGCCAGTCCGGATCGTGGATCGTCGAGGATCTCGGCAGCACGAACGGCAGCTACGCCGAGTACGGCTACGAGCGCAAGAGCCAGATCACGGCCATGCACGGCGGCGAGGTGCAGGTCGGCGAGTGCCGCCTGAAGCTCGTCAGCTTCGGCCCCGAGTCGCCCTCGCACAAGCGCGCACGCCAGTACCTCGCCAAGCGCGACGGTCTGACGGGCCTGCTCGTGCGCGAGCACCTGATGAAGGCGATCGACGAGGATGGCCTCTTCGCCGAGTGGGCCGAGTGCAACGTGCAGGTCGCGCGCTACGAGCTGCGCGGACCGAACCGGCAGGTGAGCGAACGGCCGACGATCCTCGAGATGCTCGCGCTCCGCAAGGCCGCGCAGCGCGTCGTGGACCTGACCGAGATGCTCCTGCTCAGCCTCACGCCCGTCGTCGCAGGTCGCACGGGGCCGCTCAAGTTCGTGGTGTCGATGGTCGGCCCCACGCTCGAAGAGGCGCGCCACGTGGTCGAGCAGGTCCTGTCGCAGGTGCAAGGCACGCTGCCTGATTCGCTCGAGCTGACCGCGACCCTCGTCAAGGGCGAAGCCGGGCGCCCCGCGCGCACGCTCCTCGACTAG